The window AAGTAATTGAGACTGATCAGACTCGGCAAGACGGCAAGAGGATTGGCCATAAGTTGAACAAACCATGCCCATTTTCTATACGAAGTAGGAACCATGGAGGAAGCCAAGTTTGAGCAAGTGCAACTATTGGGAGGGAAAGTCACTCGGGTTGTTCGAGGATTAAATGACAACTTAAAGGAAGATTTGGAGGCATGCCTCAAAGCAAATACGAATGTGTTCGTCAATAGCATCCAAGAGTTGACgtagattgttgttatgtgtaaATCATGTATATGTTTTGAATATTATTTAGCATATATTTTTTACATTACAGGAGCATATGTTAAATAAACTTCTaatctttcatttattttatatcAACATAACGTAGATTTTGATGTCGGAGCACGTTTGAAGATGCAAAAATTGAAGGAAACATATAGCAGAATGATCCACGACCAACCAGTAATAGTCATCATAGTTGTGGCTCATCCAGAAAGTCAGATAGCCAATGGAGTGTCAATCGAGAACAAGCAGCAAGAATCCTCCATGATAGCCACCACAGCTGTGATTAGTACTGAGCAAAGCTAAGAGACAAGATAACACGATTAAGGACCAGCCCATGGAACATTCCACGATCGTGGATCATTAGGGTTAATTGACAATGTCACcctatttttaagaattttttttaaactttccccAATCAACCTTGATCTATTTAAACTTTAACCTCAATAGTTATTAAATCATCAATACacttaaaattatcaataaaattttttgCAATTACATACTTGACAATGACAACAAACAAACCTAATCATACTATATGAGACAATGACAACAAACAAACCTAATCATACTATATGAGATCGATTATATTAATCCTTCTATATCATTCAActttatctcctattatatcatcatttatatttaaataaattttatcttattttattattattaaccaaattttttttatctttcttttcctcatttgatataaacatttatcataatttatcataatttcacatcaTATAACTGAAACATTTATTGATTGTCTAAATACATATCCTATCAAACATATAAAAAACACTAGTTAAACTTAAATCTTTTGCCAATAACATCAAAATAAATGGATTCAACCTTTCCAAGTGTTGCAACCATTTCCCTGCAACTTTTTATCAACTGAGTTGTTTTCACgactgcaaataatatgtcaaCGTAGGCATTTAAATCTTGGTATATAATCCTTTGAATTGACTACGCAAACACTTGAATGTTCAACACTAAACCCATATTGCACTCCAAATAATCTTCTATAAGTGGATACTCTGAAAGCATAAAACTTTTAGCTATACATCATCCCAGATCCTAACCAAATAGATTTTCAAAGAAAATATCCAATCAGAAGAGCACACCAATCAGGAACTAACATTGAAGCATGTTCCCCACAACAATCTTTCTACTATTTAACATAAGCTAGTGAAAGGTAATGTGGAATAAGTCTCCACTTCTTGTTTTTTTCTGAATCACACAAGTTGACACTCATTACTGAGAATCATGAGGCAGTATACAACATCTCCGATCAAAGGGTATAGGCAATCAGCATCAACTACACCTCCTCCCTTCTATTGTTGCTTTTTATAATATTGAACTTGCAGAGAGGGCAAGTGGCATTTATCTGCAGCCATTTATCTATGCAGCCACAATGAAAATGGTGGTTGCATGGAAGTTCTCGTAGCTCCGCCCCATCTTCATATGGTGAAAGGCAAATGCAGCACTCCTGCAGGTTGAAAAATAAGTGAACTAACTTATCAAGGCTTGGTTGTATTATTGAACGAGAAATACAGGAACAGATTCAAGATGCAGACGCATGCAGTTTAATACAATTATACATAACCGCTGCTAAATGGCAATGGCTTTGAGACAGGCACACAAGTAAAAGTGGAGCAATTTACTGCTGCCTCTCAGTGCGATCAATAAATGATTAGAGAAGAATTTTTTCTGTGCTCCTGGTTGTTACCTGATAACTAATTGATACACACTATAGCAACCAGCAATCAACCAAAAAAAAGTGAAATGGTCAAGCTCGGAAGCTTACAGCATCCTCTGCTGAAAGGGCATGTTCCACAGGTGGATCACTTCCACACTCGGTCATGATACCACTAAAAGGCCCTGATATCTCATCAAACTTTTCAGAATCTTCAATCATCCGAAATTTGTACTTTGGTAGTTGGCATATATCTTCTTCGGACGCTCCTTCCTGTTTTAGAAATGAAATAAATGAATAACAAATTGAATTTTATAAACCATATGCTACAATAACAAATATACCAATTAACACAATACACAGCATAAACAGTACAAAGCATAACAAGAATGTCATAATGACATGGCAATATTCAGTGGTCAGAAAGTACCATAACTAGATGTAGATCAAGAATAAGAAATGCCCCCATAAATTCCCCAAAGAGCCAAAAGAAAACCAttacaagaagaaataaaatttataaaaaaaattaacattgcCAAATTTTCATGTCTCCACAATCTAACTAAATGTAGACGTTAGAAGCTTCTACGGAAGCATCATTATGATCAAAAGATAGCTCAATATAGAGATGACGAATTCCCAATGAGAGCATCTaacttttactatttttttacaaatcacacaccataattttttttcccaaaatcAAGCACCAATAGAAACTAAGTGTGCCTGTTAGAAAATCTATGCCATTAAGAAATATTCCCCCCCAAACAAATTGATTTAACAAAATTAACCTTTTATTGGTAAAGAAATTTTTGATGGCTCAAATAGTCATTTATTACTCAAAAGAGAAACTAtgaattcttaaaaaaaaactatatagTTTAGGACTGTCGAAATTGCCTTAATGACAAGAACACCTTGATGGTCATACACAGAAATATAAGTAGCTAAAATATGAGATCCTAGAGTCCAAAGAGCAATCTCATTTTATGTTTTTGACAAGTCTCCTACTCGGGTCGCCACTATATTCTAGTAGAATAAGGTGGGATCCCTGTATGCTGTGCAGGTGAATCACTGCAAATTCGAGAGTAAATCTAGTAGACTGGTTATGGTCCTAGAGCTCCTCAAAAGGTTATTAGTCTCATCTTAAAATGAATCAGCATGGAAAACAGATTGGTCCTCAAACCATTGCGCGCTAGCCAACAAGCTTCCTGAAATTGCAATACAAGCAGACCACCTACAGGGAAATCCTTGTACCACTATCAGACAATATCAGCAAATCAACTAATGCTACCATTGATATAGAGGACAAGGACTTGATTGCCATCAAAGTGTAATCCTTTCGCATTGGTTAGTTTATTTCCCACACATGACAGTGCGACACTTCAGTAGAACATTCTAAAACCACATTTTGATAGCCCCACATTGGTCAGAAATAAATAAGATCATATTTGGGCTCTACAGGCTCACAGGAACTCATATTTGCTCAAATTTCAGTCATATGTATGATTTTAGACAATAAAGATGTTTTCAGAAAGGCAACCACTCAATTTCCATCAATGTAAATACATTCATGGTTAGTCTATTTCCCACATCCAATGGTGCCAGAACTCAATATCACATCctgaagaaataaaaaataaaataaaacgacCTTCACATGTCAAAACATAAAATGAGGCATTATTTCAATCCATTGGCCTCTAGGAACCCTTATCTACTTTCATTTCTTCTATATGAAGAGTTATCATCAAGACATTTTTGATTAAAAAAGAGCCTTGATGTCTACTCttgacaaaataaaatatcatattttttacTCAACCTCCTAGAAACTCATATTTATTTTCATACCTTCCATATGAGCAACATAAAGCCATGAACGTGTTTGTGCAAGAATATGTCCCTATGcttgttaaaaaatattgaaatgagAGAATATAGTTGTGCCTTGGAATTTTATAAATATCCACTCTCGGTTCTGCATTTAAGTTGTGTAAAGCCATCTCAGCATTTTTATCAAAAACACCTTCATAGCCCTCCACTTCACAGGTATTTTTAATCCAAAATTTGCTATTTTCAAAGAACTGCAATATTCCTCTTGAGACATCTAGGATGCCCCTAGGATAAGCCTAGGGCCAAAATGAGTCTTTTAGGACAAAAACACTTTGACAACCCCCTTTAGCTTGTTCAAAAATAATTTCTTGTATAACTTTAGTTCTCACAAAAGGCGCAGCtaccttttttttttacaaaaataacttaGCTTGAACcatcaaaatttttgaaagaataaaaAGGCTAATTTTGCTAAGCTATGGTATTTGGCAGCTAATTTCCTAATGAGTGTCGCTAAACTTATGAAGTTTCACAATGGGGACACCGAAGTGCTGTTTTTCCCAATTCACATAGCCTCCTTTGTCTTTTTCCAAATCATGACGCAGAGTATTTTGGTATGGAAATAAAGGAGATATGTGATATGAaaggataataataataaagtgggGTATGTGGTTTAAGGAAATGGAAAAGTTAGGTGCACCCGTTGAGAAATTTATAGGGAAATAACCGATGCAAAATGCCAAGTAATCACCATAGATtaaaacaacaaaaagaaaacatataaaatttttttaaggaaATCCCAAAAAATTTAACCAGGAATCTTTGCCACAACATTGAAGCCAATTAATATAACATGGACCTCAATGTAACCATAAAACTAGATTCAAGAATATTTACTTAAAGAGGATAGAAATTACCAAAGACAAAGAAACCAAGGAAAAAGCTACAGCCAACAGCAGTCTAACTAACATCATATTGGACAACAAAACCCAAATATACAGTTTAAAGGATAAGTATGCAAGAACCATTGAAGCAGCAAATAATCAAAAACAGCAACAGTATAATAGACGTACGTGATAGATTTTTTCCAGTTCTTATCTTAGTAAACTATGCTATAAAAATGGAAGTATCAAGCAATTTCTTTTTCACAAAATTGCTCCAATATGCAAATTTATGAAGGGAAAGGTAGTAGCTGCATGATAGAAAGATAAATATTTGACCTAGCACTCAAAGTGGCCCACCTGATCAGCAACAGCATACAAAATTGCAATGATGCAAGGCAGACAGCAACAAACAGCAATACCAATTACGCATGCCAAAGCAACACAGAAGACAACAAAGAATACATCAAACGCTAGAAAAACTATGCACAGCCTGCAAGATAGAAAACTAAATTAGAGCATATTCAATATTAGAGCTTCAAATGGAGAACCAAAGAAAACAAATTTGTCATAGAAAGACCAGTAAAGTTGTGGTGCATCATGGGTCAACTCTTGTCCTCCAGCAGATACCCAATAAAATCCAATAATCCACCATATGAATGAGAACATAGTGTTTGCAGACTCCAAATGTTTAACAACACTGCCACAATGGAGTGATGGAGAGTCAAAAAAAGAAACTCAACTTTTAACAAGAAAAACAAACATGGAATGAATTAGATCTATATGGATATGAAGATTAAGTACGTAGAAGAATAAAATAATGATAGATCCTCACAGGTGAACTCCTTTTTCGAAAACAAAGACACATTACTACAAAAGTTGCTATTTACTCACGCAGAAAGATTTGCAGACAAGAAACTAAGCATAACTTATTACAGCATGTATCATCTAGATTGCCCTTTCATAAAAATTTGAATGGTAATGCCACAGCAATCATCAATatggaaaaaaatatttatagttAGATACAGAAAAGATAAAGGTTACATAATTTTAGCCAAATTCTCAAATTACATGTTTCaaacacaaggaaaaaaaaacactacagatatgccttcaaatctgtAATATATCAATCTATATCTGAAAAATGAACATCTGAAGCATATACATGAATGGTACCGGTTCTTGTAGGTGCATTTATCAATAGTAGTGTGAAACATAAAGAGCACAAGCTCATAGAATAAGATCATCTTTAATGCACAATGAGGCCTTCTCACCAGTTCTTGTAAATGCATCTACCCATAGCAGTGGGTAACAGAAAGAACACAAATTCAGAGAATGAGACCATCTCTATTATATCAGAAAAGGATAATGCACAATGAGACCTTCTCACTGGTTCTTATAGGTGCATTTATCCATAGCAATATGTAACAGAAAGCGCACAAGTTCATAGAATGAAACCATCTCTACTATGTCAGACAAGGATAATGGACAATTAGGCCTTCTCGTGACCTAGGCGAGAGAACCTATTTTGGCCAGCACATTAAGGATACCTATGTGAAGAATTCCGATCAACTTAAGATATGGCCACAAATTTACTCAATCTGCAATCAACATATGAAGTATACATCAGTTGTGAACAAGAGAAAGTCGATCTTAAGACTATAAATATGGTATGAAACATTGTGCCATACCGGGCTCAATGGTTGAAATTCACTATTTCGGtaagggtgtcaaaaatgaacccgacctgcCAATCTGACCAGAATCGACACAAAAATATCAAGTTAAGGTTGGGGGGTTTAGGGTTTGGGTCAGATCAGGTTGGACCCGAAATCTAACCCATAAAATTTTTTTGGattgggttgggttcgggttgacctgAATTTAGGATAAAGAAGTGGAGCTTGAAACATGAAAGTTATTTTGTGATGCTTGACAGCTTGAAGACTttttgattttatattgatatcaTAAATTTTCATAGTGTAATATTTATTTTGTGAAAGATTTGAATTTTCTAAACAATTATTTCTTTTGTGGAGTAATTAATAGTTTAGACAATTAAACTcttatatttaaatatttaaatccaTGAAATATAATTATCATATTTAGACTAGACGaggtttgttattgtgtttaaattaaaatattagtattatgtgttttgaatttttatttaattattttgttaAAGAATAATAGCGCATAGTAAAAAATCAAATTCGGTTGGTCAGGTTATTCAGGTTCGTCCGGGTTTATAGTTTTCAAGTTGGTTCGGGTCGAATTGACACCTCTATATTTCGGTAAATTGCTAAAACCCAATACATAGTTACTCTCCTAAGCCGCCCATGCCAATTACCATGGTTATGCCCTGAAAATACTTCCCTTCTTCACCAATCACATTTCCTAATAACTATATCTTATCATTTTAGAGGACTTTGTTCGGAAAAATTAGGCAAAAACTCTCCTCTATTAGATAACTCTGTAAATACATAATACACCAAGGTCAATTACCAGCGACAATTCACAAACATAAACATTAATTGAACTCAATGCATAGCCATGAATCACCATAGAAACACTATCATACCACATAAAAGGCAGCCCGGTGCGCTTCCGCCAATGCGGAGTCGCTGAGAAGGGTCTATTGTAATACCCCTGCTTTTGTAAGAGGTTGTTTCCGACTCAAACTCGTGACCTCTAGGTCACACGGCAGCAACTTTACCGTTActccaaggctccccttctaaaCACTATCATATCACATCATCCACAAAATAAGTTGTGATCAATCTATATAAATGAGACAACCGACAAAACATCCCAACACCAACATACAGTATCCACAATTACATAAAGCTAAATGTGCATATAAAAATTATGTTGGTTGAAGCCCACTAGGTAACACGAAAGTCACACCTAGACCTCAATTGAGAGGAAACTGTCCCAAGAAAATGGTCATAGCCCACTAGGTCATATGAACGACATCCTAAGCTCCATCACAGGGAACTGTGTAAAAAATAAGACGATAAAATTATGTATCTCCAACCACAAATGAAGGGTTCTAATGGATTTGAAATAAATACTAATCCAGGCAAAGAGGGTTAATGATCCGACTGATAATTCCCATCCGAAACTTCCTTTCTTATCCCCAATCCATCTTAGAATCACCCAATTGGTATCCTTAATGCCTTAGAGTAGCATGACAGTTGGAAAATACAAACCTATCTGCTCTCCTATACAAGGGTTATGCCTCCTTAGAGCCATCAGTTCATTTATTATATCATCACTCGCCTTAAATTCCCTTTGAAGAGTTTTTGTTAGGTCTCCAAATTGTTTTAACTTGCACCAATACACCTACTTCCTACAATCACATCCAAACATCATTTTTGAAGGGCTCTATACTTAAAGATTTCTCCAATACTTCAAGGATGCTTACTGTAGAGAATTGATCTCCTTTTAAGAAACTCCAACTTCACCTAAAACACGCTACCCTAAAATGAAAAATCCCTAAAAATTAGAGGAAAAGTCCATCTTAAGCCCAATCTATCACTATATGGGTAATTCATCTCCCACTATAAGGCCCTAAATCATCTTTAGGATCCCTTAGAACTTCAACAACACAAAAGATCATTGTTAAGGTAAGATTCTTATGTAAACTAAAGATGAAAGAGTTCGTGTAGTAGCTCCTAATCCCAAATGTTTTCCTTCCTATCGTAAAGGTGTCAATTACACCAAGAGAGAGGAAAGATTTTATTAAGGTGGAGAGGCTTAGGCTGAGGAAGAAACATAAAAACCCTAGAAGGAGAGGATAAGTTTGGCTAGaagatgttggtgcaatcatgcctcaAGCGGTCGTGTTTGACCCGAT is drawn from Zingiber officinale cultivar Zhangliang chromosome 1B, Zo_v1.1, whole genome shotgun sequence and contains these coding sequences:
- the LOC121985090 gene encoding E3 ubiquitin-protein ligase At4g11680-like — encoded protein: MATTSPPISGAVSGVDPTPFLGIRNGGRRSGRGRGLLRAARFLRRASSRHMMREPSMMVRETAAAHLEERQSDWAYSKPVVFLDILWNLAFVGVGVGVLIMSKDETPSMPLRLWIVGYALQCVLHMVCVCVEYRRRQMPEGSHLDEEEGGSGRSSNSIGEAADDEQGEQEGSTSVVKHLESANTMFSFIWWIIGFYWVSAGGQELTHDAPQLYWLCIVFLAFDVFFVVFCVALACVIGIAVCCCLPCIIAILYAVADQEGASEEDICQLPKYKFRMIEDSEKFDEISGPFSGIMTECGSDPPVEHALSAEDAECCICLSPYEDGAELRELPCNHHFHCGCIDKWLQINATCPLCKFNIIKSNNRREEV